A genomic region of Corallococcus macrosporus contains the following coding sequences:
- a CDS encoding site-2 protease family protein yields the protein MFRFRLGSVPVHVHTSHLLFSAVLAYQSLPSPGRHSGAGWLGDQLADPSSPGHMGAVAAYVLSWMFIVFVSVLIHELGHAVAFRFFGYQPSVDLVFMGGVTRPNTDRPLPWHKDVVSSFAGPLAGLTLGVLCWAVLLQVEGRWEMADFFLRNFFFANMVWAVLNLLPVPPLDGGHISTALATRMFGRRGFIVSHVLALGLCVGVVLLAIKTGALFMGVLFAMFGYQSFRVLADMMRARSEAKEEEGPKAQSLREAQQALREDRLDDAWRLGNQLLEQEGLSAGLTSRAHYLLGWVALKQGHGRPALDHFSQVQGQPVEMHAVAAAFSLVGDDARAVGYWKQAWGESQDRTVMHEYAGALIRLGQVNEALRLPGVDPAAAFRCAERALFIRGAYSEAAAVSEAALKHVPDAGIAYDAACAFARAGNVADAVRLLQRAGELGFQDAAYAASDEDLAHLHGHPAFEEWLARLRPAASL from the coding sequence ATGTTCCGTTTCAGGCTCGGGAGCGTCCCCGTCCACGTCCACACGAGTCACCTGCTGTTCTCCGCGGTGCTCGCCTACCAGTCCCTGCCCTCCCCGGGGCGGCACTCGGGGGCCGGGTGGCTGGGGGACCAGCTGGCCGACCCCTCGTCGCCCGGGCACATGGGCGCGGTGGCGGCCTACGTGCTGTCGTGGATGTTCATCGTGTTCGTGTCCGTGCTCATCCATGAGCTGGGGCACGCGGTGGCCTTCCGCTTCTTCGGCTACCAGCCGAGCGTGGACCTGGTCTTCATGGGCGGCGTGACCCGGCCCAACACGGACCGGCCCCTGCCCTGGCACAAGGACGTGGTGAGCAGCTTCGCGGGCCCGCTAGCGGGGCTCACGCTGGGCGTCCTGTGCTGGGCGGTGCTGCTGCAGGTGGAGGGCCGCTGGGAGATGGCGGACTTCTTCCTGCGCAACTTCTTCTTCGCCAACATGGTGTGGGCGGTGCTGAACCTGCTGCCGGTGCCGCCCCTGGATGGCGGGCACATCAGCACGGCGCTGGCGACGCGGATGTTCGGGCGGCGGGGCTTCATCGTGTCGCACGTGCTGGCGCTGGGCCTGTGCGTGGGCGTGGTGCTGCTGGCCATCAAGACCGGGGCCCTGTTCATGGGCGTCCTCTTCGCCATGTTCGGCTACCAGTCGTTCCGCGTGTTGGCGGACATGATGCGCGCGCGCAGCGAGGCGAAGGAGGAGGAGGGCCCCAAGGCCCAGTCCCTGCGCGAGGCGCAGCAGGCCCTGCGCGAGGACCGGCTGGACGACGCGTGGCGGCTGGGCAACCAGTTGCTGGAGCAGGAGGGCCTGTCCGCGGGGCTCACCAGCCGCGCGCACTATCTGCTGGGCTGGGTGGCGCTGAAGCAGGGCCACGGGCGGCCCGCGCTGGACCACTTCTCCCAGGTACAGGGCCAGCCGGTGGAGATGCATGCGGTGGCGGCGGCCTTCTCCCTGGTGGGGGATGACGCGCGGGCGGTGGGCTACTGGAAGCAGGCGTGGGGCGAGTCGCAGGACCGCACCGTGATGCACGAGTACGCGGGCGCGCTCATCCGCCTGGGCCAGGTGAACGAGGCGCTGCGGCTGCCCGGCGTGGACCCGGCGGCCGCGTTCCGGTGCGCGGAGCGGGCGCTGTTCATCCGGGGCGCCTATTCGGAGGCGGCGGCGGTGAGCGAGGCCGCGCTGAAGCACGTGCCGGACGCGGGCATCGCGTACGACGCGGCGTGTGCCTTCGCTCGCGCGGGCAACGTGGCGGACGCGGTGCGGCTGCTCCAGCGGGCCGGAGAGCTGGGCTTCCAGGACGCGGCGTATGCGGCCTCCGACGAGGACCTGGCGCACCTGCACGGACACCCCGCCTTCGAGGAGTGGCTGGCGCGGCTGCGGCCGGCCGCCTCGCTCTGA
- a CDS encoding RNA polymerase sigma factor, which yields MERFCQGEAQAFDALFQRYARPVQGYLARLTGSAATAEDLAQLTFLSLVRARGRYQAGARVRPWLYAIATNAARDHARRHRRPEDLTPEGELPLTAVADTPEPRDAGLERAVQRALAQLPEGQRLPILMHRFEGMGFAEIAEALGLTESAVKVRAHRGYARLRELLAPLQQETSR from the coding sequence ATGGAGCGGTTCTGCCAGGGAGAGGCGCAGGCGTTCGACGCGCTCTTCCAGCGCTATGCGCGCCCCGTCCAGGGCTACCTGGCGCGGCTGACGGGCAGCGCCGCCACCGCCGAGGACCTGGCCCAGCTCACCTTCCTGTCCCTGGTGCGCGCGCGCGGCCGCTATCAGGCGGGCGCCCGCGTCCGTCCCTGGCTGTACGCCATCGCCACCAACGCCGCGCGCGACCATGCGCGCCGCCACCGCCGCCCGGAGGACCTCACCCCGGAGGGCGAGCTGCCCCTCACCGCCGTGGCGGACACCCCGGAGCCGCGCGACGCGGGCCTGGAGCGCGCGGTGCAACGCGCCCTGGCGCAGCTTCCCGAAGGCCAGCGGCTGCCCATCCTCATGCACCGCTTCGAGGGCATGGGCTTCGCCGAAATCGCCGAGGCCCTGGGCCTCACGGAGAGCGCGGTGAAGGTGCGCGCCCACCGGGGCTACGCGCGCCTGCGCGAGCTGCTCGCCCCCCTTCAGCAGGAGACCTCGCGATGA